In Plutella xylostella chromosome 4, ilPluXylo3.1, whole genome shotgun sequence, a genomic segment contains:
- the LOC105391047 gene encoding uncharacterized protein LOC105391047: MTGGLRQPRHKYDERREQYYDSYDESDSPPSYRGGGYSSGGGHGGGRGGGGRRDTAIRSILDVQYAAAVTSRSGDSDSAQYVSSSDSAPRRPSVLLQVIDGAPSDPLAALRRRAAPAHSYVEETHESIRNYIGGPKMWDKIKKTTKISCKTTFGAIKKMQTAISKDIQKRKNKPKKLPVVLVQALHTQEKKQKKSKTKTKTMSASSAAGVQSELLNVVDLVPSERRGGPARAERFYIRRPGRRLQLYYAEPSERDLRSSVLQIDGMDDRARLKRLRQVRKKAKRLHKDPDPKPPKGAKGDPKADPQAPVPRRGTKDTDEVLGVDKSPYPGTVANNPEAHVEWIRRHYERLIGTFPVSGKSKAMAVIDTRSKKFNMARMWYRGQGAGLKGTRAIEMSLAMPAGTVCSCPVTYCECYGNTLKQTDSAHYEPPLERYDLREFIVKAAGYLYLGTLVSIILGRRMGKFENTFAGNFMKYMDAIRHGMSRLPPGPEGVAVIPTYCDSECFPFYKLEAPEGVDADFTEQLDNIVGHAAVEVEERRTLEKEIAEYEISKAKAEKEAKLKVEKDLKEAKKKLEEEKAKAKEDKIKEKKEKEQAEKQKKEKEKEKEKEVERERQKEKERLKEEEKAIEKELAKVEEAKKKGPKHGKHGKHAAAPTTAAEALAAPPAGTAAAADPDKPPTLTGEIFVGAGGEVMVSGKPAPVESELYLF; the protein is encoded by the exons ATGACTGGAGGGCTCAGGCAACCCCGGCATAAATATGACGAGAGGAGAGAACAG TATTACGACTCGTACGATGAGTCGGACTCTCCGCCGTCATACCGCGGCGGCGGCTACagcagcggcggcgggcacggcggggggcgcgggggcggggggcggcgcgACACCGCCATCCGCAGCATCCTGGACGTGCAGTACGCGGCGGCGGTGACGTCCCGCTCCGGCGACTCCGACTCGGCGCAGTACGTGTCGAGCTCCGAcagcgcgccgcgccgcccctcCGTGCTGCTGCAGGTCATCGACGGCGCGCCCTCCGACCCCCTCGCCGCgctgcgccgccgcgccgcgcccgctcACAGCTACGTTGAAGAAACACACGAGTCCATCAGAAACTACATCGGAGGACCCAAAATGTGGGACAAAATAAAGAAGACCACCAAAATTTCATGCAAGACCACATTCGGCgccataaaaaaaatgcaaaccGCCATCTCGAAAGACATACAAAAACGGAAAAATAAGCCGAAAAAACTCCCCGTCGTGCTGGTGCAGGCGCTACACACGCAGGAGAAGAAACAGAAAAAAAGTAAGaccaaaacaaaaactatGTCAGCCTCATCTGCCGCCGGCGTGCAGAGCGAGTTGCTGAACGTGGTAGACCTGGTGCCGTcggagcggcgcggcgggccgGCGCGCGCCGAGCGCTTCTACATCCGCCGGCCCGGTCGCCGCCTGCAGCTGTACTACGCCGAGCCCTCGGAGCGCGACCTGCGCAGCAGCGTGCTGCAGATCGACGGCATGGACGACCGCGCGCGCCTCAAGCGGCTCCGGCAGGTGCGCAAGAAGGCGAAGCGGCTGCACAAGGACCCTGACCCGAAGCCGCCTAAGGGCGCGAAGGGCGACCCGAAGGCGGACCCGCAGGCGCCGGTCCCGCGCCGCGGCACTAAAGACACCGACGAGGTCCTCGGCGTGGACAAGTCCCCGTACCCGGGCACGGTGGCCAACAATCCCGAGGCGCACGTGGAGTGGATCCGCCGCCACTACGAGCGGCTCATCGGCACCTTCCCCGTGTCCGGCAAGTCCAAGGCCATGGCCGTTATCGACACGCGCTCCAAGAAGTTCAACATGGCGCGCATGTGGTACCGCGGACAAGGG GCGGGTCTGAAGGGCACCCGCGCCATCGAGATGAGCCTGGCGATGCCGGCGGGCACCGTGTGCTCCTGCCCGGTCACCTACTGCGAGTGCTACGGGAACACGCTCAAGCAGACCGACTCCGCGCATTATGAGCCACCCCTAG AGCGTTACGATCTCCGAGAGTTCATAGTGAAGGCGGCCGGGTACCTGTACCTCGGTACTCTGGTGTCCATAATCCTCGGTAGACGTATGGGCAAGTTTGAGAACACGTTCGCTGGTAACTTCATGAAGTACATGGACGCGATCCGACACGGGATGTCGCGGTTACCTC CTGGTCCGGAGGGCGTGGCGGTGATCCCCACGTACTGCGACTCCGAGTGCTTCCCCTTCTACAAGCTGGAGGCGCCGGAGGGCGTCGACGCGGACTT CACGGAGCAGCTGGACAACATCGTGGGCCACGCGGCCGTGGAGGTGGAGGAGCGCCGCACGCTCGAGAAGGAGATCGCCGAGTACGAGATCAGCAAGGCCAAGGCCGAGAAGGAGGCCAAACTCAAGGTCGAGAAGGACTTGAAGGAGGCCAAGAAGAAGCTCGAGGAAGAGAAGGCCAAAGCCAAAGAGGACAAGATCAAAGAGAAGAAGGAGAAGGAGCAGGCGGAGAAACAGAAGAAGGAGAAAGAGAAAGAAAAGGAGAAAGAGGTGGAGAGAGAGAGGCAGAAAGAGAAGGAGAGACTGAAGGAAGAGGAGAAGGCGATAGAGAAGGAGCTGGCGAAGGTGGAGGAGGCGAAGAAGAAGGGCCCCAAGCACGGCAAGCACGGCAAGCACGCAGCTGCGCCGACGACGGCGGCGGAGGCGTtggccgcgccgcccgccggcaccgccgccgccgccgaccccGACAAGCCGCCCACCTTGACGGGAGAGATCTTCGTGGGCGCCGGCGGCGAGGTCATGGTCTCCGGCAAGCCCGCGCCCGTCGAGTCCGAGCTCTACCTGTTCTGA